The following is a genomic window from Solanum lycopersicum chromosome 6, SLM_r2.1.
TTATTGTGTCTTATCATGTGTATGTATTCGCTGCAGCAAATCCATACTCTAATCATGTCAATGAGTTTCTCTGGAATTAAGATCAAGACGATAAATTCTCTTGAATCTTGGAATGGTGGTGTTCTTGTTGTGGCCTCTGGTTCTGTCAAGTTGAGGGATATCAATGGGTGGAGGGACTTTGTGCAAACATTTTTACTTGCACCTCAGGAGAAGGGTTACTTTGTTCTGAATGATGTCTTTCATTTTGTTAATGAGGAGCAGAGTGAAGTAATTCAAGCACCAGTAGGTTCACAGAACAATCTTGATGCTCAACCAACTTCTTCCAATCCTCTTGCAGAGCCACCAGGTATTGTTACATCCATCTGGCGTGTATAGAATGTTAAACTTGCAAGACTTTTCTGTGACCTTAGTTTCGTATCTGTTGTATTGATAATTGAAGTTGAGGATGGAAAGAGCTTCTTGCTCTTAGTAATGCCCCATTATTGATCCCTTACACTTTACCAAGAGATATATGGAGCCAGCATTACATTCTTTTTCATTGGAAAATGTGGTGCTctcttttctttcccttttctgtATGGTGTGTTAGGGGAGAACTGCATCCTCTATGCTGCTTTAGTTGCATGTCCTTTGTGCATAATTTTCTCTCTCAGATATTTTGCAAAACTTTCTCAAAAGCATATTTGATACATGATGATTTAAGTGTATGACTCATCTCATTATATCTATTTTAGCAGCCCATGACTATGCCTTAGAAGTGGAGGCGACTGAATATGTAAATTCAGTTAATATACAAGGAAGTGATGCTGTTGAAGAGTACAGTTATCCAGAACATGATCAGGAAAACCTATATGAGGCTGAGGCTGAGTATGAGTCTGATGAGTATGAGCATGACGAGGCAGAGCTTGAGGCTGATGTACCAGAGGAGACTCATTTGGGGGAAGAAACTACTCAAGTAAGGTCATTCGAAGAAGAGACTTCTTTTCCAAGTAATGTGGTTGAGGTCGTGCCAGAGCCTGAGCCTGCTGCAGAAGAACCTGTTGGAGAGCCTTCAAAGCTTAGTTATGCTTCTATTGTAAGTACATCCATATTCTGTGCACCTTACGACGTGATGAAGATTCATCCTGTTATGCATGGGTAATAGATGCTGTTATGGTCATTTAACCCTACTAGATAAGTGTGTCATATTAGATGTTAGGAGCTTTAATACATTAGTTTGGACAACAACATGAGGTCTCGGGTTCAAATCCAAGTATAGacaaaacactaggtgatttcttcccatTTGTTATAGCCTAGTTACCTGGTACAAGTTGCTGGTAGGAGGTGACATGTATCCCGTGGAATTAGTTGAGTTGTGCACAATCTGGCCCGGACACAAACCTACTACTAATGTATGTAGACCAAGGACTTTCCATTTCAACGGGATTCTCGCCGCAAGGGCATTTCCACCAATCACTTCAACAGTGCCAAAATGTCCTATTCCTTGAGTCACTGGAACCGCTGACCCCACTTACAAGAACCCCCGTACTTCTTATGAGCCGGGATTGATCATATTCGCATTTCCACCATGTATCAGCAGCCATCGAAAGCAAAGAGATCAGGTCGTTATATTCTACCAAATAGATGCCGATGCTCCCGACGGCTATAAAAAATACATGAGTTTGAACAGCAACTTGTCTATTATATGCCCTCTGGATCAGTTTGAAGTATTGGTGTGTCGTGCGTATATTGGCACACATCTTTAGATGAGAACTTCCTTGCATGGACAACAGATGAAGAAAAGTAGATTATGCTTGGTGAAAGAAAAATGTGGTAATAAAGAATAAAGAGTAATATTAGTAGAAGTATTTTGTTCgaactttttcaattttgttttgttttttggcCCTTGTCAATTGCTAGAATTTAACTGTAGGCCTCGTATATGTGAGGTGCTTGCAATGATCTTcaggttttgatttttattcattaagttCTTGATTGGCCATGGCTTTACTCTTATCTTTCTTCCTGAACATGGTAGTTaattgattgatatgtatttatAAGCAACTCTCCTGTCCCTTTCCACAacacaacatacccagtgaaaataataaagtcacacttgaaaaaaaaaaggaaacagtTTCATAAACAAAACAAGTGAGATCATGTCTTGTCACATCTTCTTTTGTTCACTTGGGAAATGCTGCAACATTGTCCGACTTTGGTTTATGATTTGGAAAATAACTCGTTGCAATTTATAGTTAAGAGCTCCAAAAGGACCTGCACCATCAGTTCGCATCCAGCCATCTTATACCAAGAGCGCACCACCTGTCTCGGAGTGGCAAGCTCCTGTTGAGCAGCCAATCTCCATGCCCCCAGCTGCGCCAGAAGCCAGCCTTGACCTAGCAGATGAAGGATTTTCTCAAGAAGGTAATACATATTAGGGCATCATTATTCTTAATAATTGCTATATCTGAGTTCCAGCAGTGAGAATGTGCTTTAGCATTTATCTTGATTTTGACTTTCTGTCTTTCCCAGGGGAATCAAAGTCTGTCTACGTGAGGAATTTGCCATCTACTGTATCTTCGCTCGATATTTTGCAAGAGTTTAAGAACTTCGGGAAGATCAAGCAAGATGGAGTATTCTTAAGAAACCGCAAGGTCAGTATACTTAATGATCTCCTTATCTTGTTCCTTGTTGTGTATGCATGCTAATGTTTGGATTTCAATGGAGTAGCAGGATGTTGGCATTTGCTATGCCTTTGTTGAGTTTGAAGAAGTCCAAGGTGTCCAAAATGCGATCAAGGTTTGAACCTCATTAAGTTTGAAACAATGATTTGGTCAATTTGTTATTTAAAGTAATTCGGTCAACTTTTTAAATTGCTCGATATGACTTATTTAGTTTTACCTTATTCCTTGATGCGACTCTTCATAATTATTCGCTTTATCTTTTATGTTGGCTTTTATTTAAGCATAAAATTACAGCATGTATCCAATTCATATTTGAAATGTTTTAGGTCATCATGTTTGTTTATATAATGTTCTTGTTTTTCATCGATATGAATTTTGCTGTGAGCCATTAGTTGATTTGGCAAATAATGTGGTAGATGTTCAGTTGAGACATATTGAAGCTGTAGTTTGTTGTCCCAATTTATTGCATCTTCATCTCATTGCATTTGACATGCTTACTATCTGAAGAATTAAAGACACTCTTTTTTCCTCGAACTGccttttgttatttgtgaaCCGATATTTGTTCCAGATTGTTGCCATAAGTTCACATTCAGGGATTGTTTTACATGTCATGTGAACCTTCTTTATGTCTGCTagatcatataattttttgttttgctaCTTGCGTAGGCATCACCAATACACTTAGCTGGAAGGCAAGTCTACATTGAGGAAAGGAGACCAACCAGCAGTAGCATTTCTCGTGGAGGAAGTATGTGCCTAAAAACTGATTTCAATTTTAAACGTCTTGATCTTATTCTtatgtttataattttgtgtttgGTCCTTCTGATCAAAATCAATGACTATTATTCTTGACAATTTGACATATTTCCTTGCCTCGACATTCAACCTTCAtttgtttgtcttttttttgaagtgagcctggataaaaatatttctactaatttttacttttggatTGGGAGGCCGATTTTTGAACTCTAAAAATGACTGGTCAGTTCTCATTGAGTGGGAATCATGTGAAGGTTAGAATTTCTCATTTGCTTGACATAGGTGTATCTATGTCAAGAAGGACGACGAGTGTGGCTTAGTAGTCCATGAAGTTGCAAACCTTTTTGAGCTGGATTCAAGTTCCAGCACAGACAGAATAGACTAGGTGATTAATTCTCATCTGCGTAACTTCTCCGGACACTATTATTAAAGATAGTATATGTGCTACAAGGAAAACAACGGGTATTATAGGTGAATGTTTGAAAATTGTGGTAGACCCAGAATGGACATAATGGTGTAGAATTGGTGACGGAATATTGTGGATAATATGTTTCAAGAAAGAAACTCGCTCAGTGAAGAGTCAAATAGTATATACAGAGGTGCCCCTCATTGAATATCTTGTTTAAGCCTCCAAAAATAACACAATTTTCTTAGCTTCTTCAAGGTGAAAAGCACTTGCTTACTCTCTTTCGGTAGTGGGAGGAAAATAACACACTGGTCCCAACCAGTGTTACAGATAGTGGTTAGATTGTTAAGGTGTTAAACAAGAGGCGAGCCCACTGAAGGGACAGATTAGGATAGAATTAAACAGGAAGGAACACAAAATTGGCATGCACTATTACTTTGGATTCACTAGTGGAGTGTCCTTGGCCAAATTCCAATATAAGATATGGTGTATTTGACTTGCACCAACCTCAATTATCAGACGGCTTGGTTCTTTTTGTGTCCATACCCCTGTGCTTGGCTGAGTAGTGCGGACTCTTCATTTTTGCTACTGCACCTGTGTCGACATGACACGAATGTGAGTGAAAGAAACATGTGTGGGATTCGATCAACCCACATTTTATACTTTGACCAGAGTCCATGGACAAATTTGGGCCGAATTGAGATTTGCATTTCTCAAAATAAacgataaaaataaatgtatgaCATGGAAAATGTACCTTCAATATTATGGTCCTTTTGTctcctttttgtttttcctcttggTCAATATTTGTTGCTTCATGTTTCAAGCCTAAGTCCAAAACTATAGAAACTAAGAATTGAAgactttccttttcttttttgaggGGAGAACGAGAGAGCTTGAAAGAAGATTTTGGGGTCTGAGGAAAGACGATCTAGgagatttttcaaaattcagaAATATCTTTATAGctcctttttatattttgaattatgttaGCTGAATCCCAGCACGTCGTAATACCCGGATCCGTACCCacaaatcttaaaatttagattttgcGCACCCATGTCCCATCAACTTATGTCCTTGGTATGAATTTTTATGTATGGTATAGTATAGGGTGCACATCTTATGTGTAGTTTCTGTTGCCGTTTCTTTTTGCTTAATTTACCTACTTTTCGCTAACAGTCTTCTCTGAATGCCTTGTTCAGGATCAGGAAGGGGAAGAGGCAGAGGAGGTCGTTCTGCTGGGCGAACTTTTGGCAGGGGAAGCACTCCTGATGATAGAGTGAAGAGCAATGGCTACCGTGGTATATGATGATACTAGAGTATCAAAGGCCAAACTTGCAAAGTATGTGATTCTGCAGATGAGGATCAATAAGAAGCATGGTTACTAGATAGCCTTTATATTTTTGATGGTATTGTCTTCTTATGGAAGGGATTATAATTGCTGGTtttattccccccccccccccaacccctACCCCCGAGTGTTTTCTGAGAGAGATTTTCCCCATCTTTCTCCTGTAGTTAAAGGTGTGTTAGTATGCTGCTTTTACTTCCTTTTTGCCCTGCAATTCTAGAGGCAGTACTTGTAACTTCGGAGAGTGATGCCAAGGGTGAGAATATAGTGATATTTTGCACTCACCTTCTTAAAATCTTACAACTGTCTGACCACTATACAGTGCAATCAACAGCATCAACCTCAGCAACCCCAAGGCCTCGGATGAGGTACATCTCTCCTATATCCTCTGCCACTTTTAACATTAGCTCAACTCCTATATCACTGTGTTATTGTGCAGTGTtatcctcctcttcttcttgcTCATTGTTGGGCGTTGAGCTATCAAATGCCATTTGTCTAGTGAAGCGCCTGGACAGTTATAGAGCTTACAGATATTAGATTTAAGTGAAATGCGGAGAGAAGAAATGTATGGGTTAACAGTCGATAAAGAGAGTGAAAATCATGAGAGATCAGGGTTTActgttaaaagaaaattttgtagaACGGAAAAATGTGAATCAAAAGTAGGAAAGAAAGATGCGCTTGGGCGGGAAGAATTAAGTTTGATGAGATGGGAATCAGGACTCATATTATAGATATATGGAGGTGAATATTAATTTggaaactaaaatatttaaatccaAAATTGCAACAAGGTGCTCTTCGTATCTCATTATTATAAGTTTTGTAGGGATATACGAATTTACATTTGACAAGTTTTGGACTTATGGTTGTATCTCTTCATTTCTTGCTGGTCCTGCTTCcgtgtacttttttttttcctctttggtTCTCCATAAGTTGTTATTTGTTTTGGGGTTTTATTAATCTAAATTTGTTCCTCTTTGGGGATTAAAGGGCTTTCCATCAAAGATGTTGAACTCGAAATTTGATTAAGAATTAAAAAGTGCTGTTACAGATAAGGTGCACTTATTTATTAAcgctctctctcttttctttttcctacGGCCAATATGAACTCCAACTTTTCAGTTTTTATGGCCTTCGGAGTACTCTTCTAGAGCAAGggaataaataataatagatCGTTTGCCATTTCAAggaataaaaacattttaaatatttctcaACGCTCGACTATAAATAACACTTAATTAATGCTTTAACAAATGATGAACTTTATCATATTTAAACGTTTTTTTCCTAACTTCATTAAGATATTGTCCAAGCGCGTCTAAATTTGACTCACCGATGCCTCATTATAGTTGAAAGATACTATAATTCTTCAACttgtataatacataaattaaactGGTCATCTTCTCTTTACTTAGTTGTGAAGGCAAATAGGTATAAGAAAAAATTCTCTCTTTTGtgggaaaagaagaaaaaggttaATCAAAGAGTCACCAATTtaaccccccaccccacccccgcACACACACAATCAAACATCTTCACTTTActcttaatttaaaaaaagacacaacttacttgtttttttcctaatatttcCTTTTTGTGAAGTCATCACTTTGGTACAAAAAGCTATGGATGCTTACACGTTAATGGAAGCGGTGTCACGGAACACCATTAGTCGAAAAAATAGTAATCAGATTTAGCCTGGACCCAACATCTTCAAGAGGTTTGCAAATCAAGCCCCCAATGTATCCTAATTTTGTAATTTCTTAATCATGACTCAATATTATAAAGAATATAAATGTATGTAGGGATTGAATCCACAATCTTATATGAAGTGACAGATGGTAAACCAATGGACCATagctaatttcttttttaattattgttgtaattatttaatcttatttttaaagtgaaaaaatgTCGAGAAAAGATGTAgggttgaattgtgttttattcAAATAAGATATTGTTAAGTTGATTTGGTCTTTTCTTCgtttctataaataataaaactatccacttacaaaaaaaaaaaaatacatctgaCAAAAACAATTGCACTATCCATAACTTTTTTCATAATTCCATTCATATATGGATGTACATTCATAAGATTtcaggaaaagaaaagaaacattaCTACAATGAATGCCTAGTGCTTAGTCTAATAGAGACAAGAGCTCTTTTGAGTTTAATTTACCACTATTACTTCTACTTGCATTCAAAagtttaaagagaaaaataggACCAAAACTTGGTTAAGAAGGAAAATAGTGGGAAACTGGAGCcaaaataaagcataaaaaGCAGATTTTCCTTTCCTTCATCACCACACCTcctttacaatatatatatataaggccAATCATTCACCTAACTTTACACTTTTGTCTTTTCTACAAAGCCACCTCAAAATCTCTGCCCATTTTGTCATTCCTTTTAGCTATATGTGACCTACATACATTGCAATAACAAGTCTTGTCAAAATAAACATATTATTAAGTATATCAAACACAAATCTTTCTACTAATGCACATCCAAGGATATAATATAGTGGTCAATGAAATAGGACGAAAGTCGTGTGAAGTTTCCGGATTCAAAATGAAGTTGGGAAAAACAAACTGAGTTCGTTTACAAGGAAATTTGCTTGTTCTGATAGTAAGTCTAACTGATGACATGTAACCAGTAAAATAGTCTAGGTGTGCACAATTGGCTCGAACACCGCCATAAATCATtatcaataaaaacataaaactttCTAGTATCAACAACTACTATAATTTTGAACATTGAAGTTGAACCATTCTTGGGAACTCAAACAACACTTGAAAATAATCAAATGCAGTGGAATACTAACCTTATCCTCCATACTTAGAATAACCCTTTTTCTTGAATGCTGATCTTGTAAATAGCAAACAAGCAACTCCTAACCCCACACCAACCAGTCCACCCAAGACTATAGCAACAGTCTTTTGAGTATTCTGTCTTGTTCCTACACCATCAAACACAACATATATTTCAAAGATTAAAAATTCGATCAGTTCAAAGAATCTACTATGTCCTACTTCAAAAATGATCTCAGAAACCCATTAAagaaaaatctatatatatatatgaatgctACTTGGTAGCACTAGTCTTAATAGAAGAATGAACATGTATGCAGTATGCAGCCTTCCTTTTGCATTTTCAACTATCTTGTTCGGACTCTAAAATAAAGGTGGGATGCGTGTCGATCCTTTAACACTAGTTTATTCTTGGAGGTTGGGACACTAGTACGACAACATTTTAAAGAGTCCAAACAACATAGATTTTCTCACTATTTTTTACAATAACTTGAATCACTACAACTTTAATCCCACAAAAAAGGGCAGCTGATGTACTAAGCTCCCGCTATGCACCAGTACGGGAAAAGGCCGGATCACAAGGGTCGACTGTATAAAGCCTTATCATGCATTTCTGCAAGAGGTTGTTCATAATGCTCTAACCCGTGAGATCGTGGTAACATGAAAACAACTTTACCAGTTACGACTGTAACCCCAAACTAGTGACTATATGAATCATCTAATTCAAGTTACCAATTGAACTTAATACAGTCCATTATTGATTGCTAATATTAAATTTACCTGAGGGAGATAGTGATTTACTTGGCACACCATTAGGATAATAGGTGTAGCTAATGTAGCACTGTTGCAGATAAATTTGTGCAGAAATCGAGTTCCCACACTCACTTTTAGCTCTGCCAGCACCATTTTTCACACAG
Proteins encoded in this region:
- the LOC101265248 gene encoding nuclear transport factor 2 isoform X4, whose protein sequence is MASSYSTPIGATQVGSYFVQQYYQVLQQQPDYVHQFYTDASSIVRVDGDSNESASALVQIHTLIMSMSFSGIKIKTINSLESWNGGVLVVASGSVKLRDINGWRDFVQTFLLAPQEKGYFVLNDVFHFVNEEQSEVIQAPVGSQNNLDAQPTSSNPLAEPPAHDYALEVEATEYVNSVNIQGSDAVEEYSYPEHDQENLYEAEAEYESDEYEHDEAELEADVPEETHLGEETTQVRSFEEETSFPSNVVEVVPEPEPAAEEPVGEPSKLSYASILRAPKGPAPSVRIQPSYTKSAPPVSEWQAPVEQPISMPPAAPEASLDLADEGFSQEGESKSVYVRNLPSTVSSLDILQEFKNFGKIKQDGVFLRNRKDVGICYAFVEFEEVQGVQNAIKASPIHLAGRQVYIEERRPTSSSISRGGRSGRGRGRGGRSAGRTFGRGSTPDDRVKSNGYRGI
- the LOC101265248 gene encoding nuclear transport factor 2 isoform X2: MASSYSTPIGATQVGSYFVQQYYQVLQQQPDYVHQFYTDASSIVRVDGDSNESASALVQIHTLIMSMSFSGIKIKTINSLESWNGGVLVVASGSVKLRDINGWRDFVQTFLLAPQEKGYFVLNDVFHFVNEEQSEVIQAPVGSQNNLDAQPTSSNPLAEPPAAHDYALEVEATEYVNSVNIQGSDAVEEYSYPEHDQENLYEAEAEYESDEYEHDEAELEADVPEETHLGEETTQVRSFEEETSFPSNVVEVVPEPEPAAEEPVGEPSKLSYASILRAPKGPAPSVRIQPSYTKSAPPVSEWQAPVEQPISMPPAAPEASLDLADEGFSQEGESKSVYVRNLPSTVSSLDILQEFKNFGKIKQDGVFLRNRKDVGICYAFVEFEEVQGVQNAIKASPIHLAGRQVYIEERRPTSSSISRGGRSGRGRGRGGRSAGRTFGRGSTPDDRVKSNGYRGI
- the LOC101265248 gene encoding nuclear transport factor 2 isoform X1 gives rise to the protein MASSYSTPIGATQVGSYFVQQYYQVLQQQPDYVHQFYTDASSIVRVDGDSNESASALVQIHTLIMSMSFSGIKIKTINSLESWNGGVLVVASGSVKLRDINGWRDFVQTFLLAPQEKGYFVLNDVFHFVNEEQSEVIQAPVGSQNNLDAQPTSSNPLAEPPAAHDYALEVEATEYVNSVNIQGSDAVEEYSYPEHDQENLYEAEAEYESDEYEHDEAELEADVPEETHLGEETTQVRSFEEETSFPSNVVEVVPEPEPAAEEPVGEPSKLSYASILRAPKGPAPSVRIQPSYTKSAPPVSEWQAPVEQPISMPPAAPEASLDLADEGFSQEGESKSVYVRNLPSTVSSLDILQEFKNFGKIKQDGVFLRNRKQDVGICYAFVEFEEVQGVQNAIKASPIHLAGRQVYIEERRPTSSSISRGGRSGRGRGRGGRSAGRTFGRGSTPDDRVKSNGYRGI
- the LOC101265248 gene encoding nuclear transport factor 2 isoform X3 gives rise to the protein MASSYSTPIGATQVGSYFVQQYYQVLQQQPDYVHQFYTDASSIVRVDGDSNESASALVQIHTLIMSMSFSGIKIKTINSLESWNGGVLVVASGSVKLRDINGWRDFVQTFLLAPQEKGYFVLNDVFHFVNEEQSEVIQAPVGSQNNLDAQPTSSNPLAEPPAHDYALEVEATEYVNSVNIQGSDAVEEYSYPEHDQENLYEAEAEYESDEYEHDEAELEADVPEETHLGEETTQVRSFEEETSFPSNVVEVVPEPEPAAEEPVGEPSKLSYASILRAPKGPAPSVRIQPSYTKSAPPVSEWQAPVEQPISMPPAAPEASLDLADEGFSQEGESKSVYVRNLPSTVSSLDILQEFKNFGKIKQDGVFLRNRKQDVGICYAFVEFEEVQGVQNAIKASPIHLAGRQVYIEERRPTSSSISRGGRSGRGRGRGGRSAGRTFGRGSTPDDRVKSNGYRGI